GCGACGCACCTCCAGTGGAAGGAGCTCTTGCCCCAGTCGAAGCTCCAGGCGGACCACTGCCACGTCTTCGAGAAGGAGCTGAAGGACGTGGGCCCCATCACCCACGTGCGGCTCAACATCTTCCCGGACGGCGGCGTCAGCCGGCTGCGACTCTTCGGAGAGCCGGCGTGACGACGCCGCTGGAGCGCCTGAACACCGCCACGACGGAGGAGGCCACCGAGGCCCTCACCCGTTGCTGCGGCAGCACGAAGTGGGTCCAGCGGATGCTGGCCGTCCGCCCGTTCCGCGACGCGGAGCACCTGTACGCGGAGGCCGCGGACGCCTGGGCGCGCACGGGGCCGGAGGACTGGAAGGAGGCCTTCACGCACCACCCGCGCATCGGCGACGTGTCGAAGCTGCGGGAGAAGTTCGCCTCCACCGCGCAGTGGTCGTCACAGGAGCAGAAGGGCGTGGCCGGCGCGAACGAAGGCGTGTTGCAGGCGCTGGCCCAGGGCAACCGGGACTACGAGTCCCGCTACGGCTTCATCTTCCTCGTCTGCGCCACGGGCAAGAGCGCGGCGCAGATGCTGGAGCTGCTCCAGGACCGCATGCACCACACCCCCGACGAGGAGCTGAAGATCGCGGCCGGGGAGCAGGCGAAGATCACCCGCATCCGACTGGAGAAGCTCCTCGCGTCATGAGCACCCTCAGCACGCATGTCCTGGACACGAGCACGGGCCGTCCCGCGGAGGGGCTCTCCCTCACGTTGGAGGCCCGCTCGGGCGAAGACTTCCGGGAGCTGTCCCGGGGCGTCACCAACGCGGACGGACGGGTGAAGGACCTGTCGGGCGCGAACACGAAGCTTCAGCCCGGCGTGTACCGGCTCACCTTCGACACCGGGGCCTGGTTCCAGGCCCGGGGTCAGCGAGGCTTCTACCCGTACGTGCAGGTCGTGTTCGAGGTCACCGCGACCGACGAGCACTACCACGTCCCGCTGCTCTTGAGCCCCTTCGGCTTCTCCACCTACCGGGGCAGCTGAAGCCTCAGACGCGCGGCGGTTCGACGGGCGCCTTGTCCACGGCGGGCACCTTGTCCGCCGGGGCCTTGTCGCCGCCGCGCTCCACCTTCTCCGGCTTGTCCGCGGCGGGCTCCGCGCAGAGCGTGGAGTTGTTCGTCTTGCACGCGCCGCCGTTCTGCAGGTCGAACTGCCAGCGGTGGCGCGGGCACACCACGTAGCGGCCCTCCTCCACCCAGCCCTCGGCCAGGTCCGCGCCCTGGTGCGGGCAGAAGCGCTGGATGGTGAAGCGCTTGCCGCCGGCCTCCACCACGGTGCGTTCCTTCTGGGCCTCCGTTGCGCGGATGCCGTCGCAGAACTCGCGGATGTCCTCCACCTCCACGCCCAGGAAGCCGTGCAGCACGGGCTCGTAGACGTCCGGGTTGCGGGACAGGCGCAGGCGGAAGGACAGGAGGAAGTCCTCCCAGTTCAGCTTCCGGTCCAACACGCGCACGATGTCGCTCGCGCTCACCTTCATCGCGTAGCGGCTCTTGTCGCGCATCTCCGTCACTTCATCCACGCGGCGGGCCTTGAAGTCCACGCGCAACAGCCGCGTGGGCGCCTCCGTCAGCTCCACGTAGAACGGCATGCCCACGCGGTCATGAAGGTCCAACAGGTCCAGCTTGCGCTGCAGCTCCGTGCGCAGGCGGCCGTGGATCTCATCCACCTCCTCGCGCATCAGGTTGCGGCGGCGCTCACGGAACACGTAGGCCATGTCCTTCGCGTACGTGTGGAGGTACTCCTTGAAGTTCTCCGTCGTCACGCGCTCCGGCACCTGCGACACGAACTCCAGCGAGCCCGCGTCCAGCACGTCTCCGGGCATGGGCTCCAGGTAGCGCGTGGGCAGCGTGGGCATACGCTTCTCCAGGTAGGAGAAGAGCACGGGCGCGCGCGGGAAGATGTTCACGTCCTGGAAGTTCAGGTGGAAGAGCGCCGGATCCAGGAAGGCCGCCGGGCCCGCCGCCGCGATGTACGCGCGGGGCTGCACCACTTCCAACGCGCGCGCTACCGCCTCGAACTTGCTGTCGCGCTTCTTCAGGCTGATGGCCGAGTACTGCGCCTCCGGGTACTCGTAGCAGGTGGGGTGCCAGATGGCGCCGGAGAACTGGGCGGAGAAGACGTCGATGGGCCCCTCCTCCGCGATGACGCGCACCAGGCGGTCGTGCATCTTGCAGTCGTTGATGTTGAGGAAGCACTGTCCGTCGCCGCGCACCATCACGCTGGAGTCGCGGTTGGTGCCCTGCTCGGACACGAAGAGCTTGATGTAGCCGCCCTTGATGGGAATCTCGCGCGAGTCCTCGCACGCGATGACGCGCTTGCAGCCGTACTTCTCGAAGATGTCCCGCAGCTCCGAGCGGCGGAACTTGGGCACCAGCACCGTGAAGTCCCGCTTCGCGATGGTGGCCAGGAACTCCGGGTCGAAGTGATCCTTGTGCTCGTGGCTGATGTAGAGGAAGCGCTCCTTGCCCGGCGTCTCCAGCAGCTCCTTCACGCGCGGCGCCAGGTGGTGGTTGCGCGGCAGCTGCATCCACGCGGAGTCGAAGGCCCCCTGGGGCGTCAGCCACGGATCCATGACGACGAGCGCTCCGGCGGTCTCCACCGCGAAGCCCGCATGACCCAGGAAGGTGATCCGCATGAACGTCGTCCCTCGAATGGAGGGCCCGGCCGGAAGGACCGCGCCCTGAGTGGATGTGCGCGGGCAGCCCATGGCCCCGGCGTCAGCTAGGCTGCGAAGCTAGGGCGTCTCTTTCCAGCGGCACCCCGGCGCGCCCCTCCTGTCGGAAAGCCCACGGACGTCACGTCAGGCCGCGAACAAAAAAAGAGGGAGGCCCACGCGGGGCCCCCCTCTCCTGCTGACTTCAGGACGTGTTGCGTGCGGCCTGACTAGGGCTGGATCTCCCGGACGCTCAGCCACTTGAAGTCCACGTCCGTGGCGTTGTCCCAGCGGAACGTGGCGATGGGGCCGCCCCAGGTAATCGGCATGGCGCCCACGGAGCCGCCGCAGTGCTGGGCATCCCCGCCCCATTTCCCGTCGTCGGTCATGTCGTAGACCTTGGTCCAGGAGACCTTGTCGGCGTTGTCGTTGAGGTACAGCTCCAGCTTCACCGCTTCCCCGCCATTCGCACCGGGCACGTTGTGCATGACGGCCTTGAAGCCCACCCAGCGGCCCTTCAGCGCGGAGGCGGCCGGCTTGTACGGCGCCTGGTCGTAGGACACGTGCCAGGTCTCCTTCTCCCAGCGCACGCGGCCGTCGTAGTGCAGGCCGCCCTTGTAGCTGCTGCCCTCGCAGCCGGAGTTGTTGTCGTTGTGCTTCCCGCCGCGCGCGTACCAGGCGAAGTTGTCCTGGCTGTTGTTCACCGCGTTGACCTTCACGAAGCCGGTCATCTCGATGTTCTTCCAGTCGTTGGCCGCCTGCATGTAGCCGCGGCTCGCCAGCACGTCGCGGTCATACGTGGGAATCTGCTTCGCGTCGTAGCCGGAGGACGGGAAGGCGCTCATGCGCACCTTCGTGCTCTTCATCTTCCAGGAGCCGTCCGCGTTGCGCGTGATGGTGCCCTGCGGATCAAAGCGCTTGTCCGCGTTCGCGTCCTCCGCGAGCGCCCAGGACTCGCCACCCGGCAGCGAGGGGTACATCATCGTCACGCCGAAGCCGTCCACCCCCGAGGGAGCAGGAGCCGGCGTGTCCTCCGGCGGCGCGGTGGGCGTGGGAGCGGAGGGATCCTGCGGGGCCTCCGTCTCCGAGGGGACGGGCTCCGGCGTGCCCTCCGGCTCGGGGGCCGGCGTGGGCGTGGCAGGGACGCCAGGGGCGGGGCTGGGCGCGGGGGTGCTCACCTCGCCGGTCGGGGTCGTCGTGTCGCCTTCGGGGCTCGCGCCGCAGCCAAAAGCATGGAGCGCCAGCAGCAGCGCGCTGGACGTGAAGACAAATCGGTTCCGCATCGGGCAGGGGGTTTCCGTGCACGGGGGCCCTCGAGACGGGCAGCGGCCGCGACGCCTTCGCCGGCGGCTTCATCACCCACGCTCCATGCCTCCGGGCTCATGTGCCACGGGAGGTTCGGGCGCTCGGCTGGTCTCAATGGCCCGGTGAAAGCGTTCTCCAGCCGGGGTCATTGCAAACCGCGGCGGAAGTGAACACTTCCCCTGGCGACAAGGGCCACGAGAGCCCCCGGTGGGACGCCTGCCTCCGGTGATACTTCCGTTTTCCCGAAGTATCGCGCCTGGATTCTCTATTTGCCGAAGATAGCCGGCGCTCCTATTTGAGAGGGGTTGGCTCCCCGTGCCTTCCCCAGGTGAACTCCTTGGAATCATTCCAAACCATCGGCAGCCCCATCATGTGGGGCGGCTTCATCGCATTTGTCATCGCGATGCTCGCGCTGGACCTGGGTGTGTTCCACCGCAAGGCGCACTCCGTGAGCTTCAAGGAGGCCGCGGCCTGGAGCGCGGTGTGGGTGAGCCTGTCGCTGGTGTTCAACGGCTTCCTGTGGTGGCGCTACGGCGCCGGGCCGGGCATGGAGTTCCTCACCGGCTACCTCATCGAGAAGTCGCTCTCCGTCGACAACATCTTCGTCTTCGTCGTCATCTTCTCCACGATGAAGGTCCCGGCCCTCTACCAGCACCGGGTCCTCTTCTGGGGCATCCTGAGCGCGCTGGTGCTGCGCGCGGCGATGATCTTCGCGGGCGTGGCGATGCTGGAGCGCTTCCACTGGCTCATCTACGTCTTCGGCGCCTTCCTCATCATCACGGGCGTGAAGCTCTTCATCCAGCGCAACCACGAGGAGCACCCGGAGGACGGCTGGCTGATGCGCACCGCCCGCCGCGTGATTCCCTCCACGCCGCACTTCGACGGGCAGCACTTCCTCACGGTGGAGAACGGCCGCAAGCTGGCGACGCCGCTGCTCATGGCGCTGATGCTGGTGGAGGCGTCCGACGTGCTCTTCGCGCTGGACTCCATCCCCGCCATCTTCGCGGTGACGCGCGACCCGTTCATCGTCTTCACGTCGAACATCTTCGCCATCCTGGGCCTGCGCTCGCTCTTCTTCCTGATGGCCGGCGCGATGGAGAAGTTCACCTACCTGAAGGTCGGCCTGTCCGGCGTGCTCGTCTTCGTGGGCGCGAAGATGGCGCTGGTGGACGTGGTGCACCTGTCCCCGGCCGTCTCCCTGGGCGTCATCGCGCTGGTGCTGGGCGCCAGCATCGTGGCCTCGCTGGTGAAGGCCAGGAACACGCCGCCGCACGCGCCCGGCAGTGAGACGTCCTCGGACGTGAGCCGCGACACGGCGGCCCCCGCGAAGAGCTGACGCTTCCGCGGATCAAGACTTTTCCGGCTGTGGGTCCCATGGGGTGTGGGGCTCCGGGCCCGGGCCCTCGAAGTGCATGGGGGCTCGGGCCTCTTTTTTCAGTGGGCCCGCGACAGCTCCATGAACTCCAGCCAGGAGCGGATGGCGTCCTCGAACTCCTCCAGGGGCAGATCCTGGGAGCGGCCGGGGATGGCCACCTCGCTGTGGATGGAGGCCCGGGCCCGGTTGAGCTCCAGGCTCCAGGTCTCCCCGGTGACGTCCCACCGCTCGCGCCGTCCCTGCCGCAGTGATGCCAGCACGTTCAGCATCCCCTGCGCCCGGTTCGCATCCGGCCGCAGCTCCTGGGCGAGGTAGTCCGCCAGCACGTCGTCGGGCGGCAGGCCACTCACGACCGCCCGTCCCTGCTGATCCCACGTGAATCGCAATGTCCTGGGCACGGCCGTGAAGGTCGCACAGTCCGTGGATCGCCGGCCACGCCCCGCCCCCGCCGATTGCGCCGGAACCCGACACTGCGGCCCGGCCGCGTGCGGCAGCCAACGGGCGCCTCCGCCCCACGAACAACCGCCTGTTGGGAGCTGGAAAAGCGAAAGGCCGTGAGCCCCTGAGGACTCACGGCCTTTCTGGAGTGGGCGCGGCAGGTTTCGAACCTGCGACCCCTGCCGTGTGAAGGCAGTGCTCTACCGCTGAGCTACGCGCCCTGCTGTCTGTGCCGCCCGCCGCGCCACCGCTGCGCAACGAACGCGGCGATAAGTGCCATTCGCCTGCGCAGGTGTCAACGCCTTTTCTAGGAGGATTCTTCCGCGAGCTCTTCCAGCTTCGCGTCCAGCTCGCGCAGGCGGCGCTTGAGTCCCGCGAGCTGCTTCCCCACGGCCTTGAAGTCCCCCTTCGGCGCGAAGTGCAGGGCCTTCATGACCTCTTCCTGTCCGCGGTCCAGGGCCTGCTTGCCGCGCTGGACGCGGCCAATGGCCTGGGCCACGGCCATGGCGCGCTTCTCGTCGGCCATGAGCTTCTCCATGGCCATGCTGGAGAGCCCCAGCGCCTGCTTCTTCAAGTCGTCCCGGATGCCCATGGTGGCGGTCGTCCTGGCCCGTCAGGGGCCGTCGGGGAACTCGGTCTTCAGCGCGGCGAAGACGCGGTCGGCGATGCCCTTGTAGCGCATGCGTTCGATGAGCGGCTGCAGGTCCCCCCGCATGGAGATGCGGCGCTTGAGCACCGCCTCCACGGGGTCCAGCGTGCCCAGGAGGAGCTGCTTCCAGACGGAGTACGGCGCGCGGGCCAGGTACACCGGCTCCAGTTCGTCCAGGTCGTCCGGATCCGACAGCACGCGGGCCCGCTTGATGTCGCAGTCCCCGGGCTCCACGTGGATGACGAAGGGCTTGTCCAGCTTGCCCTGCTCCGCTTCGATGACGGCCCCGAAGTCGCCCTTCCATCCCTTGCCGGCGATGGCGCACTCCGGGTCTGCATTGGTGAGCCGGACGGCTTCGTCCAGCCATTCCTTCGACGGAAACTTCGGCATCGCGCCTCCCTACCCCCTACGGAAGATGCTCTTGATGCTGGAGAAGAGGCCGCGGTCGTCGCTCGGCCCGCTGCTGCTCGACGGAGCAGCCGGCGTGTTGCGCGAGGCGACTTCCTGCAGGGCCTTCTTCAACTGCTCGGGCGTGTCGCGGGTGGCCAGATCCACCTTGCGCGACATGCCGCTCGCGTCCTCCACCTGCACCTGGAGGAGACACTCCTCGGTGAGGCGGAAGTCGATCTTCCGGCCCGCTGCCGCGGCCGGCACGCGGACGGTGCCCAGGTACTCGTTGTCCACCATCAGGTCGCTGTCGCCCTGGTAGATGTCCAGCTCGATGAACTGCGCGCCCGGCTGCTGCGGCGGCGGCAGGCGGAAGCTCTTCACCATCGGGATCAGCGAGTTCTTTTCGATGATGCGCTTCACGCGGCCGTTGGGCATCGCGTAGCCAATGGGCATGGACAGCGCGTCCAGCAGCGTCACCGCGTCGATGCTGCCCAGCGAGTCGCCCAGCAGCGCCGCGCCCAGGGCCACGCACTCGTCCGGGTGGACGCCCTTGCGCGGGGCCTTGCCGAAGTGGGCCTGGATCTTCTGCTGCACCAGCGGCATGCGGCTCTGGCCGCCCACCAGGATGATCTCGTCGATCTCCGAGCGGCTGATGCCCTTCTCCGCGAGCACGCGGTCGCAGATGTCGAAGGTGCGGTCCACCAGGTCGCCGGTGAGGTTGTTGAGGTAGTCGCGGGTCAGCGGGATGCGCAGATCCAGCGGCTTGCCCTTGCGCTCCTCGATGTAGGGCAGGTCGATGACGACGTTCGGGATGAGCGTCAGGTCGATCTTCGCGGCCTCGGCGGCGTTCTTGATGCGCTGGAGGGCGATGGGGCTCTCGGTCAGGTCGACCTTGGTCTCGTCGCGGAAGCGCTCCAGCACGTACTCTATGATGCGATTGTCGAAGTCCGCGCCGCCCAGGAACGAGTCGCCGCCCGTGGCCAGCACCTCGAAGACGTTGCCGGCCAGGTGCAGCACGCTGACGTCGAAGGTGCCGCCGCCCAGGTCATAGACGAGGACCTTCTGATCCAGTCCCCGGTTGAAGCCGTAGGCCAGCGCCGCGGCGGTGGGCTCGTTGACGATGCGCTTCACGTCGAAGCCGGCCAGCCGCCCGGCCT
This DNA window, taken from Corallococcus coralloides DSM 2259, encodes the following:
- the uraH gene encoding hydroxyisourate hydrolase, with amino-acid sequence MSTLSTHVLDTSTGRPAEGLSLTLEARSGEDFRELSRGVTNADGRVKDLSGANTKLQPGVYRLTFDTGAWFQARGQRGFYPYVQVVFEVTATDEHYHVPLLLSPFGFSTYRGS
- the uraD gene encoding 2-oxo-4-hydroxy-4-carboxy-5-ureidoimidazoline decarboxylase; the encoded protein is MTTPLERLNTATTEEATEALTRCCGSTKWVQRMLAVRPFRDAEHLYAEAADAWARTGPEDWKEAFTHHPRIGDVSKLREKFASTAQWSSQEQKGVAGANEGVLQALAQGNRDYESRYGFIFLVCATGKSAAQMLELLQDRMHHTPDEELKIAAGEQAKITRIRLEKLLAS
- a CDS encoding Hsp70 family protein, which codes for MADRPRIVGIDLGTTNTLVASVRNRIPKIVPTDRGNLILPSVVALSAKNDLLVGGVAKDQMVTNPKNTLWGTKRLIGRKYHSKAVEDLKGYFPYDIVEDANGDTAVTMGGKLYTLPQVSSFVLSQLKTIAEQFLGGPIDAAVISVPAYYNDNQRNAVKEAGRLAGFDVKRIVNEPTAAALAYGFNRGLDQKVLVYDLGGGTFDVSVLHLAGNVFEVLATGGDSFLGGADFDNRIIEYVLERFRDETKVDLTESPIALQRIKNAAEAAKIDLTLIPNVVIDLPYIEERKGKPLDLRIPLTRDYLNNLTGDLVDRTFDICDRVLAEKGISRSEIDEIILVGGQSRMPLVQQKIQAHFGKAPRKGVHPDECVALGAALLGDSLGSIDAVTLLDALSMPIGYAMPNGRVKRIIEKNSLIPMVKSFRLPPPQQPGAQFIELDIYQGDSDLMVDNEYLGTVRVPAAAAGRKIDFRLTEECLLQVQVEDASGMSRKVDLATRDTPEQLKKALQEVASRNTPAAPSSSSGPSDDRGLFSSIKSIFRRG
- a CDS encoding TerC family protein, giving the protein MWGGFIAFVIAMLALDLGVFHRKAHSVSFKEAAAWSAVWVSLSLVFNGFLWWRYGAGPGMEFLTGYLIEKSLSVDNIFVFVVIFSTMKVPALYQHRVLFWGILSALVLRAAMIFAGVAMLERFHWLIYVFGAFLIITGVKLFIQRNHEEHPEDGWLMRTARRVIPSTPHFDGQHFLTVENGRKLATPLLMALMLVEASDVLFALDSIPAIFAVTRDPFIVFTSNIFAILGLRSLFFLMAGAMEKFTYLKVGLSGVLVFVGAKMALVDVVHLSPAVSLGVIALVLGASIVASLVKARNTPPHAPGSETSSDVSRDTAAPAKS
- a CDS encoding SCP2 sterol-binding domain-containing protein, with protein sequence MPKFPSKEWLDEAVRLTNADPECAIAGKGWKGDFGAVIEAEQGKLDKPFVIHVEPGDCDIKRARVLSDPDDLDELEPVYLARAPYSVWKQLLLGTLDPVEAVLKRRISMRGDLQPLIERMRYKGIADRVFAALKTEFPDGP
- a CDS encoding Rieske 2Fe-2S domain-containing protein; amino-acid sequence: MRITFLGHAGFAVETAGALVVMDPWLTPQGAFDSAWMQLPRNHHLAPRVKELLETPGKERFLYISHEHKDHFDPEFLATIAKRDFTVLVPKFRRSELRDIFEKYGCKRVIACEDSREIPIKGGYIKLFVSEQGTNRDSSVMVRGDGQCFLNINDCKMHDRLVRVIAEEGPIDVFSAQFSGAIWHPTCYEYPEAQYSAISLKKRDSKFEAVARALEVVQPRAYIAAAGPAAFLDPALFHLNFQDVNIFPRAPVLFSYLEKRMPTLPTRYLEPMPGDVLDAGSLEFVSQVPERVTTENFKEYLHTYAKDMAYVFRERRRNLMREEVDEIHGRLRTELQRKLDLLDLHDRVGMPFYVELTEAPTRLLRVDFKARRVDEVTEMRDKSRYAMKVSASDIVRVLDRKLNWEDFLLSFRLRLSRNPDVYEPVLHGFLGVEVEDIREFCDGIRATEAQKERTVVEAGGKRFTIQRFCPHQGADLAEGWVEEGRYVVCPRHRWQFDLQNGGACKTNNSTLCAEPAADKPEKVERGGDKAPADKVPAVDKAPVEPPRV